The sequence TTTGAAATTGGTACACCACATCTTTAGTCTGTCCCCCAACATTAATGTTGTCGACTAGCTGAAAAGAATTATCAGTCACTCCGGCAACTTTAAGTAAATAACCGTCTCTTACTTTCTTAGCTTTTTCACCTGCATTTAGAATTTTAAGAATAAACATACCCTGATTATTGATACTCCAAACAATTGGCGAATTAAATGCTGTACAGCTTGGAGAATTCAAAGCCATTGTTCCTTTGTTGTTATTAGAAATAAAGCTCCAAGTACTGCCTACAAAACA comes from Flavobacterium sp. KACC 22761 and encodes:
- a CDS encoding lipocalin family protein, producing MKKIIFICMIATMFFACKSASSTTASTEAQSPTLSTKLDKSTQVALKGNWVLTNVSYPGSDYIKVNSFDLADSKCFVGSTWSFISNNNKGTMALNSPSCTAFNSPIVWSINNQGMFILKILNAGEKAKKVRDGYLLKVAGVTDNSFQLVDNINVGGQTKDVVYQFQRAN